In the Flavobacterium pallidum genome, one interval contains:
- the nuoF gene encoding NADH-quinone oxidoreductase subunit NuoF — MSQKILLDKINVPGIKTYEVYRREGGYASVEKALKMTPDEVVEEVKTSGLRGRGGAGFPAGMKWSFIDKKSGKPRHLVCNADESEPGTFKDRFLMEYIPHLLIEGMITSSYALGANLSYIYIRGEYMWVYKILERAIAEARNAGWLGKNIQGSGYDLELYVHCGAGAYICGEETALIESLEGKRGNPRIKPPFPAVSGLWANPTVVNNVETIAAVPWIVNNSGAEYAKIGIGRSTGTKLISASGHIKNPGVYEIELGLSVYEFMNSDEYLGGMSSDRPLKAFVPGGSSVPVLPANLIYKTANGEDRLMTYESLSDGGFATGSMLGSGGFIVYNDTSCIVRNTWNFSRFYHHESCGQCSPCREGTGWLEKVLHRIETGTGREEDIDLLWDIQSKIEGNTICPLGDAAAWPVAAAIRHFRDEFEYHVRFPEKIKNRDHFVAEPFEQVKHLVGKVTV; from the coding sequence ATGTCACAAAAAATATTATTGGACAAGATTAACGTTCCGGGCATCAAAACCTATGAAGTGTATCGCCGTGAAGGTGGTTATGCATCTGTGGAGAAAGCCCTGAAAATGACTCCGGACGAGGTGGTGGAAGAAGTAAAGACTTCCGGACTTCGTGGTCGTGGTGGTGCGGGTTTCCCTGCCGGTATGAAATGGAGTTTTATCGATAAGAAATCAGGAAAACCAAGACATTTGGTTTGCAATGCCGATGAATCAGAACCGGGAACCTTTAAGGACCGTTTCCTGATGGAGTACATTCCGCACCTTTTGATTGAGGGAATGATCACGTCGAGTTATGCATTGGGGGCAAATTTGTCATACATCTACATCCGTGGCGAATATATGTGGGTTTACAAAATCCTTGAAAGAGCGATTGCTGAAGCCAGGAATGCCGGATGGCTGGGTAAAAATATACAGGGTTCCGGATATGACCTTGAATTATATGTTCATTGTGGTGCCGGCGCTTACATCTGCGGCGAGGAAACCGCTTTGATCGAATCGCTTGAAGGGAAGCGTGGTAATCCAAGGATTAAACCACCGTTTCCTGCCGTTTCCGGTCTTTGGGCGAATCCGACCGTGGTAAATAATGTGGAAACAATTGCTGCCGTGCCGTGGATTGTGAACAATTCCGGCGCAGAATATGCAAAAATAGGTATCGGAAGATCGACAGGAACCAAATTGATTTCTGCTTCAGGACATATTAAAAATCCGGGGGTTTATGAAATTGAGTTGGGCTTAAGCGTATATGAATTCATGAATTCAGATGAATATTTAGGCGGAATGAGTTCTGACCGTCCATTAAAGGCATTTGTACCGGGTGGAAGTTCGGTGCCTGTTTTGCCTGCCAATTTAATTTATAAAACCGCGAACGGAGAAGACCGCCTGATGACTTATGAAAGTTTAAGCGATGGTGGTTTCGCAACCGGTTCAATGCTGGGTTCAGGTGGGTTTATTGTGTACAATGACACTTCCTGTATTGTTCGCAATACCTGGAATTTCTCCAGATTTTACCATCACGAAAGCTGTGGGCAATGCTCGCCATGCCGTGAAGGTACCGGCTGGTTGGAGAAAGTTTTACACCGTATCGAAACAGGAACAGGAAGGGAAGAAGATATTGATTTGCTATGGGACATCCAAAGCAAGATTGAAGGAAATACGATTTGCCCGCTGGGTGATGCTGCGGCATGGCCTGTGGCGGCTGCGATACGTCATTTCAGGGATGAATTTGAATACCATGTCCGTTTTCCGGAGAAAATTAAGAACAGGGACCATTTTGTAGCCGAGCCGTTTGAGCAGGTGAAGCATTTGGTTGGGAAAGTAACAGTATAG
- the nuoK gene encoding NADH-quinone oxidoreductase subunit NuoK, with product MQNILEQIGIQNYIFLSAILFCLGVFGVLYRRNAIIVFMSIEIMLNAVNLLFVAFSTYHQDAQGQVFVFFSMAVAAAEVAVGLAIVVSIFRNVGSIDVAYLKKLKG from the coding sequence ATGCAGAATATATTAGAACAGATAGGCATACAGAATTATATTTTCCTTTCGGCGATTTTATTCTGCCTGGGTGTTTTCGGGGTGTTGTACCGCCGGAACGCGATTATCGTTTTCATGTCGATTGAAATCATGCTGAATGCAGTGAACCTGTTGTTTGTTGCTTTTTCAACATACCACCAAGATGCTCAGGGACAGGTTTTCGTATTTTTCTCGATGGCTGTTGCTGCTGCGGAAGTAGCCGTAGGATTGGCGATCGTGGTGTCGATTTTCAGGAACGTAGGCTCGATCGATGTGGCTTACCTTAAAAAATTAAAAGGATAA
- the nuoL gene encoding NADH-quinone oxidoreductase subunit L: MDTNVALVLLLAPFIGFLINVFFGKSLGKSVSGIIGTASVVVSFIITLIFFMEINNGHEPVKITVFDWMEVANVKIGFGFLLDQLSLLWLMFVTGIGSLIHIYSISYMHDDENMHKFFAYLNLFVFFMITLVMGSNLLVMFIGWEGVGLCSYLLIGFWYKNQDYNDAAKKAFIMNRIGDLGLLIGIFILAASFSTLDFDVLKTQIIAGVDYRDFWIAVAALALFIGACGKSAQIPLYTWLPDAMAGPTPVSALIHAATMVTAGIFMVTRLNFLFDLVPDVQHIIAVVGAVTALVAATIGLAQNDIKKVLAYSTVSQLGLMFLALGLGAYEVAVFHVITHAFFKACLFLGSGSVIHALHGEQDMRNMGGLKKYMPITFWTMMVSTLAISGIFPFAGFWSKDEILMVAHEHNMILYVIGSIASIMTAFYMFRLMYLTFFREFRGTEEQKHHLHESPGLITFPLIVLGILATIGGLISLPTGSWLNHYLEPLFEGSKKAAHHGLTDEAYILMAIATAGAIVGIVFAYMKYIKQKQVPPVDVEITGLTKVVYNKYYVDEIYDFLFVKPIVGLSRFFREYIETALSATIFGLGKATGELGYYGKKLHNGSIGLYLFAFVLGLCAIFLFIFSSIIFT, from the coding sequence ATGGATACCAATGTAGCTTTAGTGTTGTTATTAGCGCCTTTTATAGGTTTTCTTATCAATGTTTTCTTTGGCAAGAGCCTTGGCAAATCGGTTTCCGGAATTATCGGGACGGCTTCTGTAGTGGTTTCTTTTATTATTACGCTAATATTTTTCATGGAAATCAATAATGGGCATGAACCTGTTAAGATTACGGTTTTTGACTGGATGGAAGTGGCCAATGTGAAGATTGGTTTCGGATTCCTTTTAGACCAGCTTTCGTTATTGTGGCTGATGTTTGTAACAGGAATCGGATCGTTGATTCATATATATTCTATCAGTTATATGCATGATGATGAGAATATGCATAAATTCTTCGCTTACCTGAACCTGTTCGTGTTTTTTATGATTACGCTGGTAATGGGAAGCAATCTTCTGGTGATGTTCATCGGTTGGGAAGGTGTAGGATTATGCTCTTATTTACTGATCGGTTTCTGGTATAAGAATCAGGATTATAATGATGCTGCGAAGAAGGCATTCATTATGAACCGTATAGGGGATTTGGGATTATTGATTGGTATTTTTATACTGGCAGCTTCCTTCTCGACTTTGGATTTTGACGTTTTGAAAACCCAGATTATCGCTGGTGTTGATTACCGTGATTTCTGGATTGCCGTGGCTGCGTTGGCATTGTTTATTGGTGCGTGCGGTAAATCAGCACAAATTCCTTTATATACGTGGCTTCCGGATGCAATGGCGGGACCTACGCCGGTTTCAGCGTTAATTCACGCTGCGACGATGGTCACTGCGGGAATCTTTATGGTGACAAGGTTGAATTTCCTATTCGATCTGGTTCCGGATGTACAGCATATTATTGCGGTTGTCGGTGCTGTTACGGCATTGGTGGCTGCAACAATTGGACTTGCACAAAACGATATTAAAAAAGTACTGGCATATTCTACAGTTTCCCAATTGGGACTGATGTTTTTGGCTTTAGGACTTGGCGCTTATGAAGTCGCCGTATTTCACGTAATTACACATGCATTCTTTAAGGCGTGTCTATTCCTTGGCTCAGGTTCTGTGATTCATGCTTTACACGGTGAGCAGGATATGCGCAATATGGGCGGATTGAAAAAGTACATGCCGATTACATTCTGGACGATGATGGTTTCTACGCTGGCGATTTCGGGAATATTTCCATTTGCCGGTTTCTGGTCCAAAGACGAAATATTGATGGTAGCCCACGAGCACAATATGATATTGTATGTTATCGGTTCGATTGCTTCGATTATGACGGCTTTTTATATGTTCCGATTGATGTATCTTACTTTCTTCAGGGAATTCCGTGGAACGGAGGAGCAGAAACATCATTTACACGAAAGCCCGGGATTAATCACTTTCCCATTAATTGTTTTGGGAATCCTTGCAACTATTGGCGGATTGATCAGTTTGCCAACAGGAAGCTGGCTGAATCATTATCTTGAGCCATTATTCGAAGGCAGTAAGAAAGCGGCACATCATGGACTGACTGATGAAGCATATATATTGATGGCCATTGCCACGGCAGGCGCCATCGTCGGAATCGTATTTGCCTATATGAAATATATTAAGCAGAAGCAGGTTCCGCCGGTTGATGTTGAAATTACGGGATTGACTAAAGTGGTTTATAACAAATATTACGTCGATGAAATTTATGATTTCTTATTCGTAAAACCGATTGTTGGCTTATCGCGCTTTTTCCGTGAATATATTGAAACGGCATTGTCGGCTACGATTTTCGGATTGGGGAAAGCCACCGGGGAACTTGGTTATTACGGAAAGAAACTCCATAACGGAAGCATCGGCTTATACCTGTTTGCTTTTGTACTTGGTCTTTGCGCTATATTTTTATTCATTTTCAGCTCAATAATTTTTACATAA
- the nuoH gene encoding NADH-quinone oxidoreductase subunit NuoH, translating to MESSIIIEKSIFIFVIFGLTMLMAMYSTWAERKVAAWLQDRIGPNRAGPWGLLQPLADGLKLFSKEEFLPDTPNKFLFVAGPAISMSVALMTSAVIPWGDKLEMFGRTVVLQATDIDVALLYIFGVLSVGVYGIMIGGWASNNKFSLMSAMRAASQMISYEVAMGLSIIALLMMTGTLSLREIAAGQQGMNWNVFYQPVGFIIFLVCSFAETNRTPFDLAECEAELIGGYHTEYSSMRMGFYLFAEYASMFISSTILAVLYFGAYNYPGMSWAVENWGVNAANLIGFGVLFGKICFFIFFYMWVRWTIPRFRYDQLMRLGWQGLIPIAIVNIFITGIVMLWPEIMSALGM from the coding sequence ATGGAGAGTAGTATTATCATAGAAAAAAGTATTTTCATCTTCGTCATCTTCGGGTTAACGATGCTCATGGCGATGTATTCTACCTGGGCAGAACGTAAAGTGGCCGCCTGGCTCCAGGACCGTATCGGGCCAAACCGCGCGGGACCATGGGGATTGTTACAGCCTCTGGCAGATGGATTGAAATTATTTTCAAAAGAAGAATTTTTACCCGATACACCCAATAAATTCCTGTTTGTTGCCGGCCCTGCCATTTCGATGAGTGTGGCTTTGATGACCAGTGCGGTGATTCCGTGGGGGGATAAACTTGAAATGTTCGGACGGACTGTTGTGTTGCAGGCCACGGATATTGATGTGGCATTATTATACATTTTCGGGGTGCTTTCTGTAGGTGTTTATGGAATCATGATTGGCGGTTGGGCCTCAAATAATAAATTCTCGCTGATGAGCGCCATGCGTGCCGCCTCGCAGATGATTTCATATGAGGTCGCCATGGGATTGTCAATTATCGCTTTGCTGATGATGACAGGAACACTGAGCCTTCGCGAAATTGCGGCCGGACAGCAAGGTATGAACTGGAATGTATTTTACCAGCCGGTAGGATTCATCATCTTTTTGGTGTGTTCGTTTGCAGAAACCAACCGTACGCCGTTTGACCTTGCGGAATGTGAGGCCGAGCTGATCGGTGGTTACCACACCGAATATTCGTCGATGCGTATGGGATTCTACCTGTTTGCGGAGTATGCAAGCATGTTCATCTCATCAACCATTCTGGCCGTATTGTATTTCGGGGCGTATAACTACCCTGGAATGTCCTGGGCGGTGGAGAATTGGGGCGTAAATGCGGCGAATCTTATAGGATTTGGTGTGCTGTTCGGGAAAATATGTTTCTTTATCTTCTTCTACATGTGGGTAAGGTGGACGATTCCGAGGTTCCGTTACGACCAATTGATGCGTCTGGGATGGCAGGGACTGATTCCGATCGCGATTGTGAATATTTTCATCACGGGGATCGTAATGCTGTGGCCGGAAATCATGTCGGCACTGGGAATGTAA
- a CDS encoding 2Fe-2S iron-sulfur cluster-binding protein, whose product MKVTIDGQSIDVEPGTTILQAARMIGGESVPPAMCYYSKLKGSGGKCRCCLVEVSKGSEADPRPMPKLMASCVTGCMDGMEVNSKSSPRVEEARKSVTEFLLINHPLDCPVCDQAGECDLQNLSFKHGKSKTRFIEEKRTFEPENIGPNIQLHMNRCILCYRCVMVADQLTDNRVHGVMDRGDHSNISTCISKAIDNEFSGNMIDVCPVGALTDKTFRFKSRVWFNKPYNAHRNCTKCCGKTTVWMFGNEIQRVTGRKDEFHEVEEFICNECRFDHKDVNDWTIEGPRKFEKDSVINQNNYTRDLDTVVIDTEKNILKGRDQDRKKISMPSVPLQREEQEAFKQGNI is encoded by the coding sequence ATGAAAGTAACAATTGACGGTCAAAGTATAGACGTAGAACCAGGGACAACGATCCTGCAGGCTGCGCGTATGATCGGTGGAGAATCTGTTCCGCCGGCCATGTGCTACTATTCAAAACTGAAAGGGAGCGGCGGGAAATGCCGTTGCTGCCTCGTTGAGGTTTCCAAAGGAAGTGAAGCAGATCCAAGGCCAATGCCAAAGCTGATGGCTTCCTGTGTTACCGGCTGTATGGACGGTATGGAAGTGAACAGCAAATCTTCGCCAAGAGTGGAAGAGGCAAGAAAATCTGTAACGGAATTCCTCCTGATCAACCATCCGTTGGACTGCCCTGTTTGTGATCAGGCCGGAGAATGCGATTTACAGAACCTGAGCTTTAAACACGGGAAATCCAAAACACGTTTTATCGAAGAGAAAAGGACATTCGAACCGGAAAATATCGGGCCGAATATCCAACTGCATATGAACCGTTGTATCCTTTGTTACCGTTGTGTAATGGTTGCTGATCAATTGACAGACAATCGTGTACATGGAGTAATGGATCGTGGTGATCATTCGAATATTTCGACCTGCATTTCCAAAGCGATTGACAATGAGTTTTCAGGAAATATGATCGATGTGTGTCCGGTTGGTGCATTGACTGACAAGACTTTCCGTTTCAAGTCAAGGGTTTGGTTTAATAAGCCATACAATGCACACAGGAATTGCACGAAATGCTGCGGAAAAACGACTGTCTGGATGTTCGGAAATGAAATCCAAAGGGTTACGGGAAGAAAAGACGAATTTCACGAAGTAGAGGAATTCATCTGCAACGAGTGCCGTTTTGACCATAAAGATGTAAACGACTGGACCATAGAAGGACCGCGTAAATTCGAAAAGGATTCGGTGATCAACCAGAATAATTATACCCGGGATTTGGACACGGTGGTGATTGATACCGAGAAAAATATCCTCAAAGGCCGTGACCAGGACCGTAAGAAAATCAGTATGCCGTCTGTTCCGCTGCAGCGGGAAGAACAGGAAGCGTTTAAACAAGGCAATATTTAA
- a CDS encoding complex I subunit 4 family protein, translating to MDVTYLLILLLAGAFVTYFSGDKAAPKVALFFALASLGVSIGLLNMHNAGQDINFICQWISKPNISFALNADGLSLAMILLTTALTPIIIFSGFGNQFKSGKSIYALILFMSFAMVGTFLAADGLLYYIFWEIALIPIYFIALIWGNGDAEARKKAVVKFFIYTFAGSLFMLTAFVYLYQKAGSLLIDDLYKLDLTADEQLWIFAAFFLAYAIKIPIIPFHTWQATVYQKAPTVGTMLLSGIMLKMGLYSVIRWQLPIAPFAAKEYKDVLIGLGIAGVIYGSIVALKQKDLKKLLAYSSLAHVGLIAAGAYALNFDGLNGAVLQMIAHGFVVVGLFFAAEIIYRRFDTRTISDMGGIRVQAPKFTSMFMILVLASVALPSTFNFVGEFTVLYSLSHVNVIYAVLGGTTIILGAYYMLKMFQNVMLGDVKAKRTPFTDVRLNETITMVAIIAVLFFFGMYPKPITDLIAPSIETIVSQINR from the coding sequence ATGGATGTAACTTACCTATTAATACTGCTGCTGGCAGGAGCATTTGTAACTTATTTTTCAGGAGATAAGGCGGCACCGAAAGTCGCGCTGTTTTTTGCACTTGCGTCACTTGGGGTTTCCATAGGCTTGCTCAATATGCACAATGCGGGACAGGATATCAACTTTATCTGCCAGTGGATTTCGAAACCGAATATTTCTTTCGCTTTAAATGCTGACGGACTTTCACTCGCAATGATTTTGCTTACCACAGCACTTACGCCGATTATCATCTTTTCGGGTTTTGGCAATCAATTCAAGAGCGGTAAATCCATTTATGCCTTAATATTATTCATGTCGTTTGCGATGGTTGGGACTTTCCTTGCTGCGGACGGTTTATTATATTACATCTTCTGGGAAATCGCCCTGATCCCGATTTATTTCATTGCGCTGATCTGGGGTAACGGCGATGCAGAAGCCCGTAAGAAAGCTGTCGTGAAGTTCTTCATCTACACTTTCGCAGGATCATTATTTATGTTAACCGCTTTTGTGTATCTGTACCAAAAAGCTGGAAGTTTACTGATTGATGATTTGTATAAACTGGATTTGACTGCCGACGAGCAATTGTGGATTTTTGCTGCTTTCTTCCTGGCTTATGCCATTAAGATTCCGATCATCCCTTTTCATACATGGCAAGCAACGGTGTACCAAAAAGCGCCTACTGTCGGCACCATGCTGCTTTCAGGTATCATGCTGAAAATGGGATTGTACAGTGTCATCCGCTGGCAATTGCCGATTGCGCCTTTTGCCGCTAAAGAGTATAAAGACGTATTGATTGGATTGGGGATTGCCGGTGTGATTTACGGTTCGATTGTAGCACTAAAACAAAAAGATCTTAAAAAACTGCTCGCCTATTCTTCCCTGGCGCACGTAGGTTTAATTGCTGCAGGTGCGTATGCATTGAACTTTGACGGACTTAACGGTGCGGTGCTGCAAATGATAGCGCACGGTTTCGTAGTCGTCGGTTTGTTCTTTGCGGCAGAGATTATTTACAGGCGTTTCGACACAAGGACTATTTCAGATATGGGCGGCATTAGGGTTCAGGCACCGAAATTCACTTCGATGTTCATGATTCTTGTGCTTGCTTCAGTGGCTTTGCCTTCTACGTTCAACTTCGTAGGCGAGTTTACAGTATTGTATAGTTTATCTCATGTCAACGTGATTTACGCAGTATTGGGAGGAACCACGATTATACTCGGTGCTTATTATATGCTGAAAATGTTCCAGAATGTAATGTTGGGTGATGTAAAAGCCAAGCGGACTCCATTTACCGACGTTAGGCTGAATGAAACCATCACGATGGTAGCGATTATTGCCGTGCTGTTTTTCTTCGGGATGTACCCGAAGCCAATCACCGACCTGATTGCGCCAAGCATCGAAACTATAGTATCACAAATCAACAGATAA
- a CDS encoding NADH-quinone oxidoreductase subunit N, whose translation MNLLIAITGLGVLCLMFEIFNLRKALVPLVILGLLGALALDISEYDAIIKSNNNMITVNNFSVAFSGLFIILTIFLVALSHNFYEKHQTKISDYIAIKVFMLAGCVALVSFQNLAMFFLGIEVLSISLYILAASNRLNAKSNEAGMKYFLMGSFASGVLLFGICLIYGAIGSFDMAVIEEAGMSAAVEEWFYIGIILVSIGLLFKIAAVPFHFWAPDVYQGAPALTTATMSTIGKVTAMAAFFKLATVMNVNLPEAQSVIVVVSMLSMTVGNIMALRQANVKRMLAFSGVSHAGFLLMTLLGNDNPPATLLYYSASYALAGIAAFSVILYVCKNRDNEDIVNFNGLGKSNPLLAAILTGALLSMAGIPVFAGFFAKLMLFGQVISAGHIALVIVAVVNSIISVGYYFKLILAMYTKEANEARPGTPVLLYATAIISLSLNIAMGLFPSVVLDLLT comes from the coding sequence ATGAACTTATTAATAGCTATTACGGGATTGGGTGTCTTATGCCTTATGTTTGAAATCTTCAACCTGAGGAAAGCCTTGGTACCACTCGTCATTTTAGGGCTGTTGGGTGCTTTGGCGTTGGACATATCTGAATATGATGCCATCATCAAGTCTAACAACAACATGATTACCGTAAATAATTTTTCGGTAGCGTTTTCAGGCTTATTCATCATCCTTACAATATTCCTTGTGGCACTGAGCCACAATTTTTACGAAAAACATCAAACCAAAATCTCTGATTACATTGCCATCAAGGTATTTATGCTTGCAGGTTGTGTAGCGTTGGTGTCATTCCAAAACCTTGCGATGTTCTTCCTTGGCATCGAAGTGCTTTCGATTTCATTGTATATCCTTGCTGCAAGCAACAGGCTCAATGCCAAGAGCAATGAAGCGGGTATGAAATATTTCCTGATGGGATCCTTTGCTTCAGGGGTATTGTTGTTCGGAATCTGCTTGATTTATGGCGCTATCGGTTCTTTTGATATGGCTGTGATTGAAGAAGCCGGAATGTCGGCAGCGGTAGAAGAGTGGTTTTACATCGGAATTATCTTAGTAAGCATCGGATTGCTGTTCAAAATTGCAGCAGTGCCTTTCCATTTCTGGGCACCGGATGTGTATCAGGGCGCACCTGCATTGACCACGGCGACGATGAGTACCATCGGTAAAGTGACTGCAATGGCAGCTTTTTTCAAATTGGCCACAGTAATGAACGTCAATCTTCCTGAAGCGCAAAGTGTGATTGTGGTGGTTTCGATGTTGTCCATGACAGTAGGAAATATTATGGCTTTAAGACAGGCGAATGTAAAGCGTATGCTCGCGTTCTCAGGAGTTTCACATGCGGGATTCCTGTTGATGACGCTTTTGGGCAATGACAACCCTCCTGCAACATTGTTGTATTATTCTGCGTCATATGCATTGGCTGGAATTGCGGCATTCAGCGTCATCCTATATGTATGCAAGAACCGTGATAACGAAGATATTGTAAACTTTAACGGATTGGGTAAATCAAATCCTTTGCTGGCTGCTATCCTTACCGGTGCCTTGCTTTCGATGGCAGGGATTCCTGTATTTGCTGGATTCTTTGCAAAACTGATGTTGTTCGGGCAGGTCATCAGTGCCGGGCATATCGCTTTGGTGATTGTTGCGGTTGTCAACTCAATCATCAGCGTAGGTTATTACTTCAAATTAATCCTTGCGATGTATACCAAAGAAGCAAATGAAGCGCGCCCGGGAACACCGGTATTGCTTTATGCTACGGCAATCATTTCGCTCTCGCTGAATATCGCAATGGGGTTATTTCCATCGGTAGTATTGGATTTACTGACGTAA
- a CDS encoding NuoI/complex I 23 kDa subunit family protein, whose protein sequence is MSIETISLSGRKKEVSDKKMTFWESLYLVAIVKGLFITIRHLFTRKVTVKYPEQVRERSTVYRGQHLLKRDEQGRENCTACGLCALSCPAEAITMTAAERKPEEKHLYREEKYASVYEINMLRCIFCGLCEEACPKDAIYLTESKVLVPSMYERESFIFGKDKLVMPLTQAMQNAQLNNAN, encoded by the coding sequence ATGTCAATAGAAACGATTTCATTATCAGGCAGGAAAAAAGAGGTTTCCGACAAAAAGATGACTTTTTGGGAGAGCCTGTACCTGGTAGCGATTGTAAAAGGGCTGTTCATTACGATCAGGCACCTTTTTACAAGGAAAGTGACCGTAAAATATCCGGAGCAGGTACGCGAAAGGAGTACCGTTTATCGTGGGCAACACTTGCTGAAGCGCGATGAGCAGGGAAGGGAAAATTGTACAGCCTGTGGGCTTTGTGCGTTGTCATGCCCTGCGGAAGCAATTACAATGACTGCGGCTGAACGTAAGCCGGAGGAGAAACATTTGTACCGTGAGGAGAAATATGCATCGGTGTATGAAATCAATATGCTGCGTTGTATTTTCTGCGGATTGTGTGAGGAAGCTTGTCCGAAAGACGCGATTTACCTGACAGAATCTAAAGTGCTCGTGCCTTCGATGTATGAAAGGGAGAGTTTTATTTTCGGGAAAGACAAACTGGTGATGCCGCTGACACAGGCGATGCAGAATGCCCAACTTAATAACGCGAACTAA
- a CDS encoding NADH-quinone oxidoreductase subunit J family protein: MATALLIFYILSAVTLASAFLTIYSRNPIHSAIYLVICFFSIAGHYLLLNAQFLAIVHVIVYSGAIMILFLFTVMLMNLNKEDEVHKPRMARFVAITLFGIMCVILVALFMNSKPVSDIYVQDGTDYQSIKVLGRVLLDGKEGYMVPFEFASVLLLVAMIGTVLLSKKEITEKK, from the coding sequence ATGGCGACAGCTTTACTTATATTTTACATCCTTTCTGCCGTCACATTGGCGAGTGCGTTTTTGACGATTTATTCAAGAAACCCGATCCACAGTGCGATTTACCTTGTGATTTGTTTCTTCTCGATTGCAGGTCATTATTTATTGCTTAATGCGCAATTCCTCGCGATTGTACACGTGATCGTGTATTCCGGGGCGATTATGATTTTATTCCTGTTTACGGTGATGCTGATGAACCTGAACAAGGAAGATGAAGTGCATAAGCCACGTATGGCGCGTTTTGTGGCGATTACCCTTTTTGGAATCATGTGTGTGATATTGGTCGCTTTGTTCATGAACTCCAAGCCGGTTTCCGATATTTATGTACAGGACGGCACCGATTACCAATCGATCAAAGTATTGGGTCGTGTGTTGCTTGATGGAAAAGAGGGGTATATGGTGCCGTTTGAATTCGCTTCGGTATTGCTGCTTGTAGCGATGATCGGAACGGTATTGTTGTCTAAAAAAGAAATAACCGAAAAAAAATAA